In a genomic window of Carassius gibelio isolate Cgi1373 ecotype wild population from Czech Republic chromosome A3, carGib1.2-hapl.c, whole genome shotgun sequence:
- the LOC127953294 gene encoding cdc42 effector protein 4, with the protein MPILKQLVTGSQTKRRTRMDLTTEMISAPLGDFRHTMHVGRSGEAFGDTSFLSTRSGEPSREGHTYPRSPKPGLLSRTFRGSKRSQSVTRVDQQGNTLLPSSGSPTFVKNAMSLPFLNNEEGQEGDERVLRSLTSSPSNGASADALDLELHEKHFGVLTDLRPSPTYRGGGLKKAESVMSFHLDLGPSMLGEILGVMQKEDDDQGFEEGKSSEGRASPLPCNQGGVDMDEEAREVVVKEEEPEGLVALGEGSVRAPSSVDLDIQSEGTSTPEPHQKHLHHLDSCSVSSSGSAVVEEKPTSEPYEENIGVTDNTCNPDNEPAFSSFMEDEDDEIRV; encoded by the coding sequence ATGCCCATCTTAAAGCAGCTGGTGACAGGGTCTCAGACCAAACGGCGCACTCGTATGGACCTCACTACTGAGATGATCAGCGCTCCCTTGGGGGACTTCCGTCACACCATGCATGTAGGGCGCAGCGGGGAAGCTTTCGGAGACACCTCTTTCCTCAGCACACGATCTGGAGAGCCATCCCGAGAAGGACACACCTATCCTCGCTCTCCGAAACCGGGACTGCTGTCTCGTACTTTCCGGGGCAGCAAGCGCTCTCAGTCCGTCACCAGAGTAGACCAGCAAGGCAACACCCTCCTTCCTTCCAGTGGGTCACCTACCTTTGTGAAGAATGCCATGTCCTTGCCCTTTCTGAACAACGAAGAAGGACAGGAGGGAGACGAGAGGGTGCTCAGGAGCTTGACCTCCAGCCCCTCCAATGGGGCCTCTGCTGACGCATTGGACCTGGAGCTCCATGAGAAGCACTTTGGAGTGTTGACAGACCTGCGACCTTCCCCAACTTACAGGGGGGGAGGATTGAAGAAAGCTGAATCTGTGATGTCATTCCATCTTGACCTTGGGCCCTCAATGCTGGGGGAAATCCTGGGGGTCATGCAGAAGGAAGACGATGACCAGGGATTTGAAGAAGGCAAGAGCAGTGAGGGACGTGCATCTCCTCTTCCCTGCAACCAGGGAGGAGTGGATATGGATGAGGAAGCGAGGGAGGTTGTTGTCAAAGAAGAGGAACCAGAGGGGTTAGTTGCACTTGGCGAGGGTTCCGTGAGGGCTCCAAGCTCTGTTGACTTGGACATCCAGAGTGAAGGCACCAGCACCCCAGAACCACACCAAAAACACCTGCATCACCTCGACAGCTGCTCAGTTTCCAGCTCAGGTTCAGCCGTAGTAGAGGAGAAACCAACCAGTGAGCCTTATGAGGAAAATATTGGAGTTACCGACAATACCTGCAACCCAGACAATGAACCAGCCTTCTCCTCCTTCAtggaagatgaggatgatgagatCCGAGTATGA